Proteins found in one Fulvitalea axinellae genomic segment:
- the uvrA gene encoding excinuclease ABC subunit UvrA, translated as MIHPEKDFDKLDPKRFIIIKGARVNNLKNLSVAIPRNKLVVVTGLSGSGKSSLAFDTLFAEGQRMYVESLSSYARQFLGRMEKPEVDYIRGVAPAIAIEQKVNTRNPRSTVGTSTEIYDYLRLLFARVGKTFSPVSGNEVTKHSVTDVVEFVASHEEGTRMTVLAPFIIHEGRTLEQELNILMSKGYTRLSLDGEPVFIEDLLADLGQMKDPERYRVLIDRLSVTHDSDDFAFRTADSVQTAFFEGAGICEVEVLGGERREFSDKFELDGLKFEEPSVNLFTFNNPYGACKTCEGFGSVIGIDADLVIPNKSKSVYDGAIAPWQGATMGKWGKALINNSSEFGFPVHRPYCDLTEDQKELIWTGNKYFKGLNAFFKHLESKKHKIQYRVMLSRYRGRTSCPDCHGTRLRKDAGFVKINGKSIIDLVLMPVSTVGAFFRDLKLSDHDYKIAKRLLKEVVNRLEYLERVGLGYLTLNRLTSTLSGGEYQRIKLATSLGSALVGSMYILDEPSIGLHPRDTERLVGVLKTLRDLGNTVIVVEHEEEVMLSADQIIDIGPDAGAHGGELMFQGTLDELRKADNTYTARYLNGTDSISIPEKRRPWKYALEVRGARENNLKNIDVKFPLNTLTVVTGVSGSGKSTLVKKLLYPGIGKILEQVSAETGKMEGVFGDVDKVTHVEFVDQNPIGKSSRSNPVTYVKAYDSIRALFAAQTMAKQRGYKPAHFSFNVEGGRCEVCEGEGTVTVEMQFMADLHLTCESCKGKRFKQEVLDVKYKGKDISEVLELTVEEAIEFFSESKAVRNKLKPLMDVGLGYICLGQSANSLSGGEAQRVKLAFFLGKGQNARNKDHVLFIFDEPTTGLHFHDIRKLLDSINALVNHGSSAVIIEHNPEVVKSADWIIDLGPEGGDEGGYLNFEGTPEEMVKLEDNYTARFLKGKV; from the coding sequence ATGATCCATCCCGAAAAGGACTTCGACAAGCTTGATCCCAAGCGGTTTATCATCATAAAAGGTGCTCGGGTAAACAACCTGAAAAACCTGAGCGTAGCCATTCCCCGCAACAAGCTGGTGGTGGTGACGGGCCTGAGCGGATCGGGCAAATCGTCTTTGGCTTTCGATACCCTTTTCGCCGAAGGACAGCGTATGTACGTGGAGAGCCTCAGTTCGTACGCCAGGCAGTTCCTTGGCCGGATGGAAAAGCCGGAAGTTGACTATATCAGGGGCGTGGCGCCGGCTATCGCCATAGAGCAGAAGGTGAACACCCGCAATCCGCGCTCTACGGTGGGCACTTCTACGGAGATTTACGATTACCTCCGGTTGCTTTTCGCCCGGGTGGGCAAGACTTTCTCGCCGGTAAGCGGAAACGAAGTCACCAAGCATTCCGTAACCGACGTGGTGGAGTTTGTGGCTTCGCATGAGGAGGGAACCCGCATGACGGTGTTGGCTCCGTTTATTATCCACGAAGGCCGGACGCTGGAACAGGAACTGAATATTCTGATGAGCAAAGGCTACACCCGCCTGTCGTTGGACGGCGAGCCCGTTTTTATCGAGGACTTGCTCGCCGATTTGGGGCAAATGAAAGACCCGGAACGTTACCGTGTGTTGATCGATCGCCTCAGCGTGACACACGACAGCGACGATTTCGCTTTCCGTACGGCGGATTCCGTGCAGACGGCTTTCTTTGAGGGAGCGGGAATCTGCGAAGTGGAGGTTTTAGGTGGCGAGCGCCGTGAATTTTCGGACAAATTCGAACTTGACGGCCTCAAGTTTGAGGAGCCGAGCGTAAACCTTTTCACCTTTAACAACCCATACGGAGCCTGTAAAACTTGCGAAGGCTTTGGTAGCGTAATAGGAATCGATGCGGATTTGGTGATTCCCAACAAATCGAAATCCGTGTACGATGGAGCCATTGCGCCATGGCAGGGCGCCACGATGGGAAAATGGGGCAAAGCCCTGATCAACAACTCTTCCGAGTTTGGCTTTCCGGTGCACCGCCCGTACTGTGATCTGACGGAAGATCAAAAAGAATTAATCTGGACTGGGAACAAATACTTTAAGGGTTTAAACGCTTTCTTTAAGCATCTCGAATCCAAAAAGCATAAAATACAGTATCGCGTCATGCTTTCCCGCTACCGCGGAAGGACAAGCTGTCCGGACTGTCACGGTACGCGCTTGCGCAAAGACGCCGGATTTGTCAAGATCAACGGCAAGTCGATTATCGATTTGGTACTGATGCCGGTTTCTACGGTCGGTGCTTTTTTCCGTGATCTGAAATTGAGCGATCACGATTACAAAATCGCCAAACGATTGCTTAAAGAGGTGGTCAACCGTCTGGAATATCTGGAACGGGTAGGTCTCGGTTATTTGACTTTGAACCGGCTTACCTCTACCCTTTCGGGCGGAGAATACCAGCGGATCAAGCTGGCTACTTCGCTGGGCAGTGCCTTGGTTGGCTCGATGTACATTCTCGACGAACCCAGTATCGGATTGCACCCGAGAGATACGGAACGCTTGGTGGGCGTACTGAAAACCCTCCGGGATTTGGGCAATACCGTAATAGTGGTGGAACACGAGGAGGAAGTGATGCTCTCGGCCGACCAAATCATAGACATTGGCCCGGATGCCGGTGCCCACGGTGGTGAGCTGATGTTCCAAGGAACTTTGGACGAGCTCCGCAAAGCGGACAACACGTACACCGCCCGCTACCTTAACGGCACTGACAGCATCAGTATTCCGGAAAAACGGAGGCCGTGGAAATACGCTCTGGAAGTGCGGGGAGCAAGAGAAAACAATCTCAAGAATATAGACGTAAAATTCCCGCTCAACACCCTGACGGTGGTGACGGGAGTCAGCGGTTCCGGAAAATCGACTTTGGTCAAAAAGCTCCTTTACCCCGGAATCGGGAAAATATTGGAACAGGTTTCGGCCGAAACGGGCAAAATGGAAGGCGTATTCGGCGATGTGGACAAGGTGACGCACGTGGAGTTTGTGGACCAAAACCCGATCGGGAAATCTTCGCGCTCCAATCCGGTGACTTACGTAAAGGCCTACGATTCGATAAGAGCGCTGTTCGCCGCCCAGACTATGGCCAAACAGCGCGGCTACAAGCCCGCCCATTTCTCGTTTAACGTGGAGGGCGGACGTTGCGAAGTTTGCGAAGGCGAAGGAACCGTAACGGTGGAAATGCAGTTTATGGCCGACCTTCACCTGACTTGCGAAAGCTGTAAGGGCAAGCGCTTCAAGCAGGAGGTTCTGGATGTCAAATACAAAGGCAAGGATATTTCCGAAGTGTTGGAGTTGACTGTGGAGGAAGCTATCGAGTTTTTCTCGGAAAGCAAGGCCGTACGCAATAAGCTTAAACCTCTGATGGACGTTGGGCTCGGGTATATTTGCCTCGGCCAATCGGCGAATTCGCTGTCAGGCGGAGAAGCGCAACGCGTAAAGCTGGCTTTCTTCTTGGGCAAAGGCCAAAACGCCCGCAACAAGGACCACGTGCTCTTTATCTTCGACGAACCGACTACGGGACTTCATTTCCACGATATCCGGAAATTGCTCGATTCAATCAACGCTTTGGTAAACCACGGAAGTAGCGCCGTGATAATCGAACATAATCCGGAAGTGGTAAAATCGGCCGACTGGATTATCGACCTTGGTCCGGAAGGCGGAGACGAGGGCGGTTATCTCAATTTTGAGGGAACGCCCGAGGAAATGGTCAAACTTGAGGACAATTACACTGCCCGTTTTCTGAAAGGAAAGGTGTAA
- a CDS encoding lipid A deacylase LpxR family protein — MERTRLPYSLFAVCLSALLLASAGVSFAQSEEERINDVDTARSIYLVFSNDLFNKTDQYYTNGLKIGSRSPSFGKGFLKEIHPGFEGAASYDLGLIQDIFTPSSTTDTIQHPSDRPYAAFLALSHKRTTRNKEKRTVWATEWYVGVMGEWALGEVVQTGIHELLPTTSTPLGWDKQIPNDIVVNAFLSYAWNFVKHPNAELWLRGQGAMGSLFDYVEAGVFARIGWYDSFLDGDDDMPGKWRLFAFIRIFGRFVIYDATLQGGIILNEKPQRGIANYDLSHFLAEDDFGIEVHYARLGLRYSYFFRSATFKQGNLHRWNAFTLSWDL; from the coding sequence TTGGAAAGAACTCGTCTCCCATATAGCCTGTTTGCCGTTTGCTTATCCGCATTGTTGCTCGCCTCTGCGGGTGTCTCTTTTGCTCAATCAGAGGAAGAGAGAATAAACGATGTGGATACCGCTCGTTCCATCTATCTGGTTTTTTCGAACGATCTCTTTAACAAAACGGACCAATACTATACGAACGGGCTGAAAATCGGGAGCAGGTCGCCAAGCTTCGGAAAGGGGTTTCTCAAAGAGATACATCCAGGCTTCGAAGGTGCCGCCAGTTACGATTTGGGCCTTATACAGGATATTTTTACGCCTTCCAGCACTACAGATACGATTCAGCATCCGTCAGACCGTCCATACGCCGCCTTCTTGGCCCTTTCGCATAAGCGGACTACGCGTAACAAGGAGAAACGTACGGTTTGGGCTACGGAATGGTACGTTGGGGTAATGGGCGAATGGGCTCTGGGTGAGGTTGTACAGACGGGAATACACGAGCTTCTGCCTACCACTTCCACGCCTTTGGGCTGGGACAAACAGATACCGAATGATATAGTGGTGAACGCTTTTCTGTCCTACGCATGGAATTTCGTGAAACACCCGAACGCCGAATTGTGGCTCCGTGGCCAAGGCGCCATGGGGAGCCTTTTCGATTATGTGGAGGCTGGCGTGTTTGCCCGGATAGGCTGGTACGATTCGTTTCTTGACGGTGACGACGATATGCCGGGAAAATGGAGGCTGTTTGCTTTTATCCGGATTTTCGGGCGTTTTGTGATTTATGACGCTACGCTTCAGGGCGGAATTATACTAAATGAAAAACCCCAAAGAGGTATCGCTAATTATGATCTTAGCCACTTTTTGGCGGAAGACGATTTCGGTATCGAAGTCCATTATGCCAGATTGGGGTTGCGGTATTCGTACTTTTTTAGAAGCGCCACCTTTAAACAGGGAAACCTGCACCGTTGGAACGCATTTACCTTATCTTGGGACCTCTAG